One Drosophila santomea strain STO CAGO 1482 chromosome X, Prin_Dsan_1.1, whole genome shotgun sequence DNA segment encodes these proteins:
- the LOC120456526 gene encoding mastermind-like domain-containing protein 1 yields the protein MSVTSSIEKPKTTATAIQQQQQYQQQQQKPQQQQQDKSSSSSSSSIAIAAAAGQQQKRKSLSSKRSYSLSSSSASSSGSFGAIRSATSPLVTTAEREKDKERDKSSSSASNSHHPHHHHQQQHQHQQQSHLPFSYCTDTIAAVHHQRQSYALVQKPPSLRCQGKPHHQLSNFSPTMTSSEPSSPLAADGSGSGILSPSEVASHCCANVKANITTPLATTTHKMHRTIPSDKINLRLILVSGKTKEFIFSPSDSAGDIAQTVFDNWPEDWTHETVSKAEILRLIYQGRFLHCNVTLGALGLPLGKTTVMHLVPRDNLPEPNSQDQRQNSKGGSGRCCSTNCSIL from the exons ATGTCGGTAACATCTTCGATTGAGAAgccaaaaacaacagcaactgcaattcagcaacaacaacaataccagcaacagcaacagaagccacaacaacaacaacaggataaaagcagcagcagcagcagtagcagcatcgcaatcgcagcagcagcagggcagcaacaaaagcgaaaatcCCTGAGTTCCAAGCGCTCGTACTCCCTATCGTCGTCGAGTGCCTCCAGTTCTGGTTCCTTTGGGGCGATAAGGTCCGCGACATCGCCATTGGTCACCACCGCCGAGAGGGAGAAAGACAAGGAGAGGGACAAGAGCTCATCCTCGGCCAGCAATAGCCACCAtccacatcatcatcatcagcagcagcatcagcatcagcagcaatcCCATTTGCCGTTCTCATACTGCACCGACACCATAGCAGCCGTGCACCACCAGCGACAGTCGTACGCCCTGGTCCAGAAGCCCCCATCCTTGCGTTGCCAGGGGAAACCCCATCATCAGCTGAGCAACTTCTCGCCCACGATGACCTCGTCGGAACCCTCATCCCCATTGGCCGCCGATGGATCCGGATCCGGAATCCTCAGCCCATCGGAGGTCGCCAGCCATTGTTGCGCCAATGTCAAGGCCAATATCACCACCCCATTGGCCACCACCACACACAAAATGCACCGAACAATACCATCTGATAAA ATTAACCTACGCCTCATTCTTGTTAGTGGTAAAACAAAAGAGTTTATTTTTAGCCCTTCAGATTCCGCAGGTGATATTGCACAAACAGTATTTGATAATTGGCCAGAAG ATTGGACCCACGAAACTGTGTCGAAAGCTGAAATCTTGCGCTTAATTTATCAAGGTCGTTTTCTTCATTGCAATGTAACCTTAGGAGCACTGGGACTTCCATTAGGCAAAACGACTGTTATGCATTTAGTGCCACGTGATAATTTGCCAGAGCCCAATTCACAAG ATCAAAGACAAAATAGTAAAGGCGGTTCTGGACGATGCTGTTCAACAAATTGCTCTATTTTGTaa